In Vibrio celticus, one genomic interval encodes:
- a CDS encoding ABC transporter substrate-binding protein yields MQNNKSMLSIALLAAFSVHASADECGKITIADMNWNSASLIAHVDQFILNEGYGCDAQLIPGDSVPTGTSMIEKGQPDVAPELWTNGIKEALDKGVADKRLRYAGKSLVNGGEEGFWVPNYLVEQYPELTTIEGVIKNAKLFEHPEDDEKFAFYSCPAGWTCQITSEHLFNAMGLDQHGFEMVDPGSGAALAGTIAKAYEREKPWFGYYWSPTPVLGKYDMVKVDFGSGIDIEEFRNCTTQPDCESPKVTMYPPAPVHTITTEAFANNEPLAYQYFEKRGFTNKQMSELLAWMEDNQADAEEAMYYFLESSPQVWKPWVSEDIASKVQQAL; encoded by the coding sequence ATGCAGAATAACAAATCCATGCTTTCCATCGCGCTACTTGCTGCGTTTTCTGTACACGCTAGTGCTGACGAATGCGGAAAGATCACCATTGCAGACATGAACTGGAACTCGGCAAGCCTAATAGCACACGTAGACCAATTTATTCTTAATGAAGGCTATGGCTGCGACGCACAACTTATCCCCGGAGATAGCGTTCCAACGGGTACCTCTATGATCGAAAAAGGTCAGCCAGATGTCGCACCCGAACTTTGGACAAACGGAATCAAAGAAGCACTCGACAAAGGCGTAGCGGATAAACGGTTACGTTATGCAGGTAAGTCGCTGGTTAATGGGGGTGAAGAAGGGTTTTGGGTCCCGAACTACCTTGTTGAACAGTACCCAGAGCTTACAACCATTGAAGGTGTGATTAAAAACGCAAAGCTGTTTGAACACCCAGAAGATGATGAGAAGTTTGCGTTTTATAGCTGCCCTGCGGGTTGGACTTGTCAGATAACTTCCGAACACTTGTTTAATGCGATGGGTTTAGATCAACATGGATTTGAAATGGTTGACCCAGGTTCAGGTGCTGCACTTGCAGGAACCATTGCGAAAGCTTATGAGCGTGAGAAGCCATGGTTTGGTTACTATTGGTCACCAACACCTGTGCTAGGTAAATATGATATGGTCAAGGTTGATTTCGGAAGCGGCATCGACATCGAAGAATTCCGTAACTGTACGACGCAACCCGATTGTGAATCTCCTAAAGTGACCATGTATCCACCAGCACCGGTTCACACAATCACCACAGAAGCCTTTGCTAATAACGAACCTCTTGCCTACCAATACTTTGAAAAGCGTGGTTTTACCAATAAACAAATGAGTGAGTTGCTGGCCTGGATGGAAGACAACCAAGCCGACGCCGAAGAAGCCATGTATTACTTTCTAGAAAGCTCACCACAGGTATGGAAGCCTTGGGTGTCTGAAGACATCGCAAGTAAGGTTCAACAAGCCCTTTAG
- a CDS encoding RelA/SpoT domain-containing protein — MSVFLRTTALMLLVLSRAPAFAAAPVSASSTDQTRTPAQNQVSSNVFRHSLSGLYGIKAFDSRPTQPYTDFDILYSKAHQGQAELETICKSTALLTNSEALFAGVKSQARAEEKIALELDGDVTKITDLARATIIANDVESLVEVYEALSREADVVKLKNKFKSPADSGYRDLNLLVRLPKTNIIAEVQLHLKAIADVKSGPEHELYEIIQGIERHAIAEHRPINDIEAAQINSLRRQSLELYQQAWQPYITTHIKAA; from the coding sequence ATGAGTGTATTTCTCCGTACGACGGCCCTAATGCTTTTGGTATTGAGCCGAGCGCCTGCATTCGCAGCAGCACCTGTTTCAGCAAGTTCAACAGATCAAACGCGCACTCCTGCGCAAAACCAAGTATCTTCAAACGTATTCCGTCATAGTTTGAGCGGCCTTTACGGCATCAAAGCCTTCGATTCACGCCCGACTCAGCCTTACACCGACTTCGATATTCTGTACAGCAAAGCGCATCAAGGCCAAGCTGAATTAGAAACTATCTGTAAAAGTACTGCCCTACTCACCAATTCTGAAGCGCTATTTGCTGGCGTTAAATCTCAAGCTCGTGCAGAAGAAAAAATCGCCCTCGAGCTTGATGGTGATGTGACAAAAATTACCGACTTAGCCCGTGCAACTATCATCGCGAACGATGTAGAGAGCTTGGTTGAAGTTTACGAAGCGTTAAGCCGTGAAGCAGACGTTGTTAAGCTGAAAAACAAGTTTAAATCACCAGCTGACTCTGGCTACCGTGACCTTAACTTGTTGGTTCGTTTGCCTAAAACCAACATCATTGCAGAGGTTCAACTTCACTTAAAAGCGATTGCTGATGTGAAAAGTGGCCCTGAGCACGAGCTGTACGAAATTATCCAAGGTATTGAGCGTCACGCAATTGCAGAACATCGCCCAATCAACGATATCGAAGCGGCGCAAATCAATAGCCTACGACGCCAATCTTTAGAGCTTTACCAACAAGCATGGCAACCGTACATTACAACGCACATTAAAGCGGCTTAA
- a CDS encoding thiopurine S-methyltransferase: MNNPEFWHNKWAANQIGFHLEDVNPLLIKFWEKTEPSYEKSVFVPLCGKSEDLIWLASKHEDVQGVELSQIAVRAFFAEHLYTPTVTQISGQHELYQFDELNIYTGDYFTAPIQPVDTIYDRASLVALPEEMRVQYVERLKQLLKPGGKILLVTLDYDQSEMAGPPFSVPKLEITQLFTGYKITLLNQDIADDEHPKIAKKGLSRFSEEVYLIESEA; the protein is encoded by the coding sequence ATGAATAATCCTGAATTTTGGCACAATAAATGGGCAGCCAACCAAATTGGTTTCCACCTCGAAGATGTAAACCCACTTCTGATTAAATTTTGGGAAAAGACTGAGCCTAGCTACGAGAAGAGTGTGTTTGTTCCACTTTGTGGTAAAAGTGAAGATCTGATTTGGCTAGCTTCAAAGCATGAAGATGTTCAAGGTGTCGAGTTAAGCCAGATTGCGGTTCGCGCATTTTTTGCAGAGCACCTTTATACCCCGACTGTGACTCAAATTAGCGGTCAGCACGAGCTCTACCAATTCGATGAACTGAACATCTACACGGGCGATTACTTCACAGCACCAATCCAGCCTGTCGATACCATTTATGATCGCGCGTCTTTAGTCGCATTGCCTGAAGAGATGCGAGTGCAGTATGTAGAGCGTTTGAAACAACTGCTGAAACCGGGTGGTAAGATCCTTCTGGTGACTCTAGATTATGACCAAAGCGAGATGGCGGGGCCTCCGTTTAGCGTACCTAAACTAGAGATCACTCAGTTGTTCACTGGATACAAAATCACATTGTTGAATCAAGATATAGCGGACGATGAACATCCGAAGATTGCTAAGAAAGGCTTGTCTCGATTCAGTGAAGAAGTGTATTTGATTGAGTCAGAAGCTTAA
- the purT gene encoding formate-dependent phosphoribosylglycinamide formyltransferase codes for MFGTATRENATRVLLLGSGELGKEVAIECQRLGLEVIACDRYADAPAMQVAHRSHVLDMLDGDALQAIIELEKPDYVVPEIEAIATSKLVELEAQGLNVVPTANATKLTMNREGIRRLAAEELKLSTSPYRFADTFEDFSAAVEFVGMPCVVKPVMSSSGKGQSVIKTEEDIQKSWDYAQEGGRTGAGRVIVEGFIDFDYEITLLTVRAVDGVHFCAPIGHRQEDGDYRESWQPQVMSDNALKAAQYTAEQVVNALGGHGIFGVELFVKGDHVIFNEVSPRPHDTGLVTLMSQDSSEFTLHVRAFTGMPIKSITQYGPCASAVILGQGTSTNIRFEGLTEALDAPQTQVRLFGKPDIDGRRRLGVALTRRNSTETAIEDAIESASKVKVIY; via the coding sequence ATGTTTGGTACTGCTACTCGTGAAAATGCTACTCGTGTACTTCTATTAGGTTCAGGTGAACTCGGCAAAGAAGTTGCTATCGAGTGCCAACGTTTAGGTTTGGAAGTTATTGCTTGTGACCGTTATGCAGACGCACCAGCAATGCAAGTTGCGCATCGTAGCCATGTATTAGACATGTTAGACGGCGATGCACTTCAAGCGATCATTGAACTAGAAAAGCCAGATTATGTGGTTCCTGAAATTGAAGCTATTGCCACCAGCAAGTTGGTAGAGCTAGAAGCGCAAGGCTTAAATGTCGTTCCAACTGCGAATGCGACCAAGCTAACGATGAACCGCGAAGGTATCCGTCGTCTAGCTGCAGAAGAGTTGAAACTGAGCACTTCTCCTTACCGCTTTGCAGACACCTTTGAAGATTTCTCTGCCGCTGTTGAATTCGTGGGCATGCCTTGCGTTGTTAAGCCAGTAATGAGCTCTTCAGGTAAAGGTCAAAGCGTTATCAAAACAGAAGAAGACATTCAGAAGTCTTGGGACTACGCACAAGAAGGCGGTCGTACTGGCGCGGGTCGTGTAATCGTTGAAGGCTTCATCGACTTTGATTACGAAATTACGCTTCTTACCGTTCGCGCAGTCGACGGTGTTCACTTCTGTGCGCCTATCGGTCACCGCCAAGAAGACGGTGATTACCGTGAATCATGGCAGCCACAAGTGATGTCAGACAATGCACTTAAAGCCGCGCAATACACGGCTGAACAAGTGGTTAACGCACTAGGTGGTCACGGCATCTTTGGTGTCGAGCTGTTTGTTAAAGGCGATCACGTGATCTTCAACGAAGTATCCCCTCGCCCACACGATACTGGCTTAGTGACATTGATGTCTCAAGACTCATCTGAATTCACACTGCACGTACGTGCCTTCACTGGTATGCCGATCAAATCCATCACGCAATACGGCCCTTGTGCATCAGCGGTTATCCTTGGCCAAGGCACTTCAACCAACATTCGTTTTGAAGGTCTTACAGAGGCGCTAGACGCACCACAAACACAAGTTCGCCTGTTTGGTAAGCCTGATATCGATGGCCGCCGTCGTCTAGGTGTGGCGCTTACTCGTCGCAACAGCACTGAGACAGCGATTGAAGATGCAATTGAGAGCGCGTCAAAAGTAAAAGTGATTTACTAA
- the cdd gene encoding cytidine deaminase: MNSRITLALESAPTAIKALLSDIVLADNFDATLSPEQFASLLQASGLADDELRIALLPFAAAYSYAPLSDFYVGAIVRGLSGTLYFGANLEIAGAQLGQTVHAEQSAISHAWMKGEQGISDITINFSPCGHCRQFMNELTTAKELKVQLPQRDEMSLQEYLPDSFGPADLGVTTGLMTKLDHKYTTEETTPIVVEALAALNRSHAPYTKNLSGVSLQLTSGEIFTGAYAENAAFNPSLPPLQVALIQLKLAGFDFEQIESAALVEIAEGSISHLADTQSTLEAINPDIPVTYLAI, encoded by the coding sequence ATGAACAGTCGTATTACCCTGGCGCTGGAAAGTGCTCCAACAGCAATCAAAGCACTTTTGAGTGACATCGTATTAGCAGACAACTTTGACGCGACATTGTCTCCAGAACAATTTGCTAGCCTACTGCAAGCAAGTGGTTTAGCGGATGACGAGCTACGTATTGCGCTACTTCCTTTTGCCGCAGCCTATTCTTACGCTCCGTTATCTGACTTTTATGTTGGTGCAATCGTGCGTGGTTTGTCTGGCACTCTGTATTTTGGTGCAAACCTTGAAATCGCTGGTGCTCAACTTGGCCAAACAGTACACGCTGAACAATCTGCAATCAGCCACGCTTGGATGAAAGGCGAACAAGGTATTTCTGATATCACCATCAACTTCAGCCCTTGTGGTCACTGTCGTCAATTCATGAACGAACTGACAACAGCAAAAGAACTTAAAGTTCAGCTGCCACAACGTGATGAAATGTCTCTGCAAGAGTACCTACCAGACTCGTTCGGCCCTGCTGATTTAGGTGTGACAACTGGCCTAATGACAAAACTTGATCATAAGTACACGACCGAAGAAACAACGCCTATTGTTGTAGAAGCGCTAGCAGCACTAAACCGCAGCCATGCTCCTTACACCAAAAACCTAAGTGGTGTTTCATTACAACTCACGTCAGGTGAGATTTTCACGGGTGCTTACGCAGAAAATGCAGCGTTCAACCCGAGCCTACCTCCTCTGCAAGTCGCGTTAATTCAACTTAAACTGGCTGGCTTCGATTTCGAACAAATTGAAAGTGCTGCTTTGGTTGAAATCGCCGAAGGTAGCATCAGTCACCTAGCGGATACGCAATCTACATTAGAAGCGATTAACCCCGACATTCCAGTGACTTACTTAGCAATCTAA
- a CDS encoding LrgB family protein → MWILLTIVVFLFARWVSQKVNSPLCNPLLISIGIIIPILTFFKVPFETYYADNTWITYMLQPAVVALAYPLYEQLPQIRANWRIITFACTLGSVMSMTTTALIAVAFKADLSLIASLLGKSVTTPIAMEVSSHLGGEAAIAAILVLIVGLFGAIFAYPIYNLIGIKSPIARGLTMGTVSHALGTATCAEKNQEDAAFSSLALVLCGVITSIIAPSIFSLVVWFYS, encoded by the coding sequence ATGTGGATTCTACTCACCATCGTGGTATTCCTGTTTGCTCGCTGGGTAAGTCAAAAAGTAAACTCACCGCTGTGTAACCCCCTGCTGATCAGCATTGGTATCATCATTCCGATACTCACGTTCTTCAAAGTACCGTTTGAGACTTACTATGCGGACAACACCTGGATTACCTACATGCTGCAGCCCGCGGTAGTTGCCCTTGCTTATCCGCTTTATGAACAGCTACCTCAAATCAGAGCCAACTGGCGCATCATCACCTTTGCTTGCACACTAGGCAGTGTAATGTCGATGACAACGACAGCATTGATCGCTGTGGCTTTTAAAGCAGACTTAAGTTTGATTGCGAGTTTATTAGGTAAATCAGTCACCACGCCAATTGCGATGGAAGTATCGAGCCATTTAGGTGGTGAAGCAGCGATTGCGGCAATACTGGTATTGATTGTTGGTCTGTTTGGGGCGATTTTTGCTTACCCAATCTACAATCTCATTGGTATTAAGAGCCCTATTGCCCGAGGTTTAACCATGGGTACCGTATCTCACGCTTTAGGCACTGCAACCTGTGCTGAAAAGAATCAGGAAGATGCAGCATTCAGTTCTTTGGCTCTTGTGCTTTGCGGCGTCATTACCTCAATCATCGCACCGAGTATATTTTCGCTCGTGGTTTGGTTCTATTCTTAA
- a CDS encoding CidA/LrgA family protein, with protein MKERLIQLVYCLISFTLIIGALTVGNALQHFLDTSIPGSIFGMLILFAAMVIGIVPSHWVQPGASLIIRLMILLFVPISVGLMDHFDMLITNALPIMASAVGGTLLVLVSLSWFLDRLLSRGN; from the coding sequence TTGAAAGAAAGATTGATCCAACTGGTTTACTGCTTAATCTCCTTCACCTTAATCATAGGTGCACTTACAGTAGGTAACGCGTTACAGCACTTTTTGGATACCTCAATCCCAGGCAGTATTTTTGGCATGTTGATTCTGTTTGCTGCCATGGTGATTGGTATTGTTCCTTCGCACTGGGTACAACCCGGTGCAAGCTTGATTATCCGCCTAATGATCTTACTGTTTGTTCCGATCAGTGTTGGGTTAATGGATCACTTCGACATGCTCATCACGAACGCATTGCCAATTATGGCCAGCGCCGTTGGTGGCACGTTGCTGGTGTTGGTGTCCTTATCATGGTTTTTAGACCGCTTGCTTTCGAGAGGTAACTGA
- the sbcB gene encoding exodeoxyribonuclease I encodes MSSDNQPTYFFFDYETWGVSPAKDRPSQFAGVRTDQDFNVIGEPLVIYCQPPADYLPAPEAALITRITPQKAASQGLPEPEFIAKIHAELAKPNTTSLGYNSIRFDDEVTRYTCYRNFIDPYAWNWQNGNSRWDLLDVMRAVHALRPEGIVWPENEEGYPSFKLEHLSVANGIEHENAHDAMADVIATIELAKKLKAAQPKMFDYLYNMRHKRKLNDLVDIVNMTPLMHVSGMFGRDCNYTSWIVPMAWHPTNQNAVIVVDLAKDPSPLLELDADELRDRLYTKRSELSEDELPVPIKLVQLNKCPILAPAKTLTAENAETIGIDRQQCLKNLALLREHPEIREKLIGLYSQEREYEKSDDVDTHLYDGFFSPADKTAMNIIRETDPNNLAALDITFSDERIKPLLFRYRARNFPWTLDEAEQLKWANHCREFYECRLEEYMLNLENLAHEHESDEKKMAILKAVYQYVEKLAS; translated from the coding sequence ATGAGTTCAGATAATCAGCCGACCTACTTCTTTTTCGATTACGAAACGTGGGGCGTTAGCCCAGCAAAAGACCGTCCGAGTCAGTTTGCGGGTGTTCGTACCGACCAAGATTTCAATGTTATTGGAGAGCCTCTGGTTATCTATTGCCAACCTCCTGCTGATTACCTCCCTGCGCCTGAAGCTGCGTTGATCACCCGTATCACACCACAGAAAGCGGCTTCACAAGGTCTCCCTGAGCCAGAGTTTATCGCTAAGATCCATGCTGAGTTGGCGAAACCAAACACCACAAGCCTTGGCTACAACAGTATCCGATTCGATGATGAAGTAACGCGTTACACCTGTTACCGAAATTTCATTGACCCATATGCGTGGAACTGGCAGAACGGCAACTCACGTTGGGATCTATTAGATGTAATGCGCGCTGTTCACGCACTGCGCCCTGAAGGCATTGTTTGGCCAGAGAACGAAGAAGGTTATCCAAGTTTCAAACTGGAACACCTATCTGTGGCAAACGGCATTGAACACGAGAACGCGCACGATGCGATGGCCGATGTTATTGCGACCATCGAGTTAGCAAAGAAGCTTAAAGCTGCACAACCTAAGATGTTCGATTACCTTTACAACATGCGTCATAAGCGTAAGCTAAATGACCTAGTTGATATCGTAAACATGACACCATTGATGCACGTTTCGGGCATGTTTGGCCGTGACTGCAACTACACAAGCTGGATTGTGCCTATGGCTTGGCACCCAACTAATCAAAATGCGGTTATCGTGGTTGATTTAGCTAAAGATCCAAGCCCACTACTAGAACTGGACGCTGATGAACTCAGAGACAGACTCTACACCAAACGCAGTGAACTGAGTGAAGACGAGCTACCCGTACCCATCAAATTGGTTCAACTGAACAAGTGCCCTATTCTTGCTCCAGCCAAAACGCTGACGGCTGAAAATGCCGAAACCATCGGTATCGATCGCCAACAATGCTTGAAGAACTTGGCACTGCTGCGCGAACATCCAGAGATCCGCGAAAAACTCATTGGCCTGTACTCTCAAGAGCGCGAGTACGAAAAGAGTGATGATGTTGATACCCACCTTTACGACGGTTTCTTTTCACCTGCTGATAAAACAGCGATGAACATCATTCGTGAAACTGACCCGAACAACTTGGCAGCTTTGGATATCACCTTCAGTGACGAACGTATTAAACCGTTACTGTTCCGTTACCGTGCACGTAACTTCCCATGGACGCTCGACGAAGCTGAGCAATTGAAATGGGCAAACCATTGTCGTGAGTTTTATGAGTGCCGTTTAGAAGAGTACATGCTCAACCTTGAAAACCTCGCGCACGAACATGAAAGTGACGAGAAGAAAATGGCTATCTTGAAGGCGGTTTATCAATACGTAGAAAAGTTAGCTAGTTAA
- a CDS encoding sterol desaturase family protein has protein sequence MNIDALINHPEWLLLVLAPLFVVCMLAEYFIGQKQGRLPDNSSYKLSEVMCNFTLAGMHQLSDLLTGLLVVQLYLWLFGWRLMDVEMGVLSFVVLMVLQDFCYYWFHRASHRVRWMWAAHVAHHSSESMNFSTAFRQSLMYPLAGMWLFWLPLVIIGFDPNWVIFVVLLNLGLQFFVHTQWIRNLGPLEYIFNTPSHHRVHHGKNPQYIDKNYAGVLIIWDKLFGTFEPEVETVRYGVTKPVNSFNPIIVTFQEWKAIFKDLRNRELTIKQKVQLILSPPSD, from the coding sequence ATGAATATCGACGCATTAATCAATCACCCAGAATGGCTACTGCTGGTATTAGCGCCCTTGTTCGTGGTGTGCATGTTGGCTGAGTATTTTATCGGTCAGAAGCAAGGTCGACTGCCTGATAACTCGAGCTATAAACTTTCAGAAGTAATGTGTAACTTCACGCTGGCAGGAATGCATCAACTCTCCGATTTACTCACCGGGTTATTGGTCGTGCAGCTGTATCTTTGGCTGTTTGGTTGGCGCTTAATGGACGTTGAAATGGGCGTGCTGAGTTTTGTTGTATTGATGGTGTTACAAGACTTTTGCTATTACTGGTTCCATAGAGCAAGCCATCGTGTTCGCTGGATGTGGGCAGCACACGTGGCACACCATAGTTCAGAAAGCATGAACTTCAGTACGGCTTTCCGTCAAAGCTTAATGTATCCACTTGCTGGGATGTGGTTGTTCTGGTTGCCGCTGGTCATCATAGGCTTCGACCCTAATTGGGTGATCTTTGTGGTGCTTCTCAATTTAGGGTTGCAGTTCTTCGTCCATACACAATGGATACGAAACTTGGGGCCACTTGAATACATCTTTAACACCCCTTCGCATCATCGAGTGCATCACGGCAAAAACCCGCAATACATCGATAAGAACTACGCCGGCGTTTTGATCATTTGGGATAAATTGTTTGGTACGTTCGAACCGGAAGTTGAAACTGTACGTTACGGCGTCACTAAACCAGTAAACAGTTTTAACCCTATAATCGTCACCTTTCAAGAATGGAAGGCTATATTCAAAGATTTGAGAAACCGAGAGCTAACCATTAAACAGAAAGTCCAGTTGATACTCTCACCCCCATCGGATTAA
- a CDS encoding DUF2804 domain-containing protein produces MIKTNPAPHSLIDSNGQPTIGHFDGIPKHLNIESFYYRNSMDAKANSWQKHFHYKQFQFVSIVTDTHIIGVAIADIRYLGSAFCYLYDIENNHLEESSWLRPLGFDKQVTASPFDGTTNIAGQSITFNIEGGQWRVRLNTKLIKADIALEPKADSLPLAMCSPTGYSGWTYTQKHNALRISGEIQIKGESLVLQQARAGYDFSAGYMRRETSWRWASINTQPNGTDIGLNLAAGVNETGGCENVLWVSGTRHLLNPVQFTFSRQDTNLPWQITSQDGRINLTFTPLNNRNEKLNLWLLKSNFRQFIGHFSGSIEDNKGMTHQLDGVLGLTEDHFARW; encoded by the coding sequence ATGATAAAAACCAACCCAGCCCCACACAGTTTGATTGATTCTAATGGTCAGCCGACCATCGGACATTTCGATGGCATCCCTAAACACCTGAACATCGAGAGCTTTTACTATCGAAACTCGATGGATGCAAAAGCAAACTCTTGGCAGAAGCACTTCCACTACAAACAATTCCAGTTTGTCAGCATCGTCACCGACACACACATTATCGGCGTCGCTATCGCGGATATTCGCTACTTAGGCTCGGCATTTTGTTATCTGTACGATATTGAAAACAACCATCTAGAAGAGTCATCTTGGTTGAGGCCATTAGGGTTTGATAAACAAGTTACCGCTTCGCCATTTGACGGCACGACAAACATTGCAGGCCAAAGTATCACCTTTAATATTGAAGGCGGGCAATGGCGAGTTCGCTTGAATACCAAACTCATCAAGGCCGATATCGCTTTAGAGCCTAAAGCCGACAGCTTGCCCTTGGCGATGTGCAGCCCAACGGGTTATTCAGGTTGGACTTACACTCAAAAGCACAATGCTTTGCGCATCAGCGGTGAAATCCAAATCAAAGGAGAATCACTCGTTCTCCAACAAGCTCGTGCCGGTTATGACTTTTCAGCGGGTTACATGAGGCGTGAGACCAGTTGGCGCTGGGCAAGTATCAACACGCAACCCAATGGCACAGATATTGGCCTAAACCTCGCGGCGGGCGTGAATGAGACTGGAGGCTGCGAAAACGTATTGTGGGTCAGTGGAACCAGACACTTACTTAACCCGGTACAGTTTACGTTCAGTCGCCAAGACACGAACTTGCCTTGGCAGATAACATCACAAGATGGACGTATAAACCTGACCTTTACGCCCTTAAATAACCGCAACGAAAAGCTCAATTTATGGCTGTTAAAGAGTAACTTTCGTCAGTTCATTGGTCACTTTTCTGGCTCGATTGAAGACAACAAGGGAATGACACATCAACTCGATGGTGTTCTTGGCCTAACAGAAGATCACTTTGCTCGCTGGTAG
- a CDS encoding AraC family transcriptional regulator: MEIIAEYKPTEHRHQLGTLDIALLLNTLEQRGVVIERLLNDVGLPNMDWRDPNGKLTYADKLSLFSAANQSFPHDGLGLWLGEHASLSHFGVLGYALSTSQNVGEAIKSGFKYLRLNGPIFSVKLFLDSEQAVIQIENTLEVGDLLPFCSEYFLSSIVSLFKELTGHELDIHTLALPYARPNYAKLYDDRFQCPVIFEQNHCELRFDASVLSQTLLTHDAATLKRYLASCQSIVETLDSEHLLTNQIKTIFYQTAGSFPNIEQLADEFGCSSRTLRRELVTHDSSYQVLLTEVRVELAKELLLGTTMSIDDIGERLGYSDPANFRRAFKGWLNKTPAQFRDGLS; this comes from the coding sequence TTGGAGATTATCGCGGAGTATAAGCCGACCGAACATCGGCATCAGTTGGGTACATTAGATATCGCGCTGCTGTTGAATACGTTAGAGCAACGAGGCGTTGTTATTGAAAGGCTACTCAATGATGTGGGTTTACCGAACATGGATTGGCGAGATCCGAATGGAAAACTGACTTACGCTGACAAGCTTTCGTTGTTTAGCGCGGCCAATCAGAGCTTTCCTCACGATGGCTTGGGGCTTTGGTTGGGAGAACACGCTAGCTTGAGCCACTTTGGTGTGTTGGGTTATGCGCTATCAACCAGTCAAAATGTCGGGGAGGCCATCAAGTCGGGCTTCAAGTATTTGCGCCTGAACGGTCCTATCTTCTCGGTTAAATTGTTTCTAGATTCCGAGCAAGCAGTGATTCAGATTGAGAACACATTGGAAGTGGGCGATCTGCTTCCTTTCTGCAGTGAATATTTCTTGAGTTCAATCGTCTCTTTATTCAAAGAACTGACTGGTCATGAGTTGGATATTCACACTTTGGCTTTGCCTTATGCTCGCCCCAATTACGCCAAGCTCTATGACGACCGTTTCCAGTGTCCGGTGATTTTTGAACAAAACCATTGTGAACTGCGTTTTGATGCCTCGGTTTTGTCGCAAACCTTATTGACTCATGATGCCGCAACACTGAAGCGCTATCTTGCGTCTTGCCAGTCGATAGTCGAAACGCTGGACTCTGAGCATCTGCTGACTAACCAGATCAAAACGATCTTTTATCAAACCGCAGGCAGTTTCCCGAATATTGAACAACTTGCGGATGAGTTTGGTTGTAGCTCTCGTACGCTCAGGCGAGAGCTAGTGACCCATGATTCCAGTTATCAAGTCTTGCTTACCGAAGTTCGAGTGGAACTGGCCAAAGAGCTGTTACTCGGTACAACCATGAGCATTGATGACATCGGTGAAAGGCTCGGTTATAGCGACCCTGCAAACTTCAGAAGGGCGTTTAAAGGTTGGCTCAATAAAACGCCCGCGCAGTTTCGTGATGGTTTAAGTTAA